In Leisingera methylohalidivorans DSM 14336, a single genomic region encodes these proteins:
- a CDS encoding SDR family oxidoreductase translates to MDLKYANRTAVVTGGSSGIGLATVRKLLEEGANVALCARTEGRLMDVASVLKRDYGDGRVLARALSVLDPEAMNAFAAEVKQTFGRCDLLVNNAGQGRVSTFADTTDDDWRAEYELKLFSQIHPLRAFLPMLNEAEGAVVAVNSLLALQPEPHMVCTSSARAGVQNLLKSLSVELAPEVRVNSILLGMVGSGQWTRRFAEREDQNQSREEWYGNLARKKGIPLGRLGDPEEAAAAITFLGSHAASYITGAQLEVSGGLSRSI, encoded by the coding sequence ATGGATCTGAAATACGCAAACCGCACTGCGGTGGTGACCGGCGGTTCTTCCGGGATTGGCCTGGCCACCGTGCGCAAGCTCCTGGAGGAAGGCGCAAATGTTGCCCTCTGCGCCCGCACCGAAGGCCGGTTGATGGATGTCGCGTCGGTGCTGAAGCGGGATTATGGCGACGGCCGGGTGCTGGCGCGTGCGCTGTCGGTGCTCGATCCAGAAGCGATGAATGCCTTTGCCGCCGAGGTGAAGCAGACCTTCGGCCGCTGCGATCTGCTGGTCAACAATGCGGGCCAGGGGCGGGTCTCGACCTTTGCCGATACAACGGACGACGACTGGCGTGCGGAATATGAGCTGAAGCTGTTCAGCCAGATCCACCCCCTCAGGGCCTTCCTGCCGATGCTGAATGAAGCCGAAGGCGCCGTGGTGGCGGTCAATTCGCTGCTCGCCCTGCAGCCCGAGCCGCATATGGTCTGCACCTCCTCGGCCCGGGCCGGTGTGCAGAACCTGCTGAAATCGCTCTCGGTGGAATTGGCGCCGGAGGTGCGGGTCAACTCGATCCTGCTGGGCATGGTCGGCTCCGGCCAATGGACCCGCCGTTTTGCCGAACGCGAGGATCAGAACCAGAGCCGCGAGGAATGGTACGGCAATCTGGCCCGTAAGAAGGGCATACCGCTGGGCCGCCTCGGCGACCCGGAAGAGGCCGCCGCGGCGATCACCTTCCTGGGCTCGCATGCGGCCAGCTACATCACGGGTGCGCAGCTGGAAGTCTCCGGCGGCCTGTCACGATCAATCTGA
- a CDS encoding SDR family oxidoreductase, translating to MLDGRNIIVTGAARGLGAEIAKTLAEQGARLILADILEEEGRATAETLGAEFLPVDLAEPASIEAMGKAAAELTGGVLHGLVNNGAIATGIGGIPFDEIAIDSWDLVQRVNVRGTWLMIRAMTPLLKTSGSGRIVNLASDTAIWGAPNLMSYVASKGAVISMTRSLARELGPCHIGVTAVAPGILTTESTEYVPVERHDLYAGRSAVPGRQAPEQVTGVVAFLLSSGALTLTGQVLPVNNGFVFA from the coding sequence ATGCTGGACGGACGCAACATCATCGTGACCGGCGCCGCACGCGGTCTTGGCGCCGAGATTGCCAAAACTTTGGCGGAACAGGGTGCCCGGCTGATCCTCGCCGATATCCTCGAAGAGGAAGGCCGGGCGACCGCAGAGACCCTCGGTGCGGAGTTCCTGCCGGTCGATCTCGCAGAGCCGGCATCAATCGAAGCCATGGGCAAAGCTGCGGCGGAGCTGACCGGCGGCGTCCTGCACGGGCTGGTCAACAACGGCGCGATTGCCACCGGCATCGGCGGCATCCCCTTTGACGAGATCGCCATTGATAGCTGGGATCTGGTGCAGCGCGTCAATGTGCGCGGGACCTGGCTGATGATCAGAGCGATGACGCCACTGCTCAAAACCTCCGGCTCCGGGCGGATCGTGAACCTCGCCTCCGACACGGCGATCTGGGGCGCGCCGAACCTGATGTCCTACGTCGCCTCCAAGGGCGCGGTGATCTCGATGACCCGCTCGCTGGCCCGGGAACTGGGACCCTGCCACATCGGCGTGACCGCCGTGGCGCCCGGTATCCTGACCACCGAGTCGACGGAATATGTCCCGGTGGAGCGGCATGACCTTTATGCCGGCCGCAGCGCCGTACCCGGCCGTCAAGCGCCGGAGCAGGTGACAGGTGTGGTGGCGTTCCTGCTGAGCAGCGGGGCGCTGACCCTCACCGGGCAGGTGCTGCCGGTGAACAACGGTTTTGTGTTCGCGTGA
- a CDS encoding aldehyde dehydrogenase — MKDASDIPLPDGKLFVGGEWETGTGAEITSIFPADGTVNRVLKGASREDGLRAIARAKAAQADPAWRSLKPHERARYLSAIADGIEANADRIALIQSRDTGKTLRETGALAGSAAATFRYFAAVLETTDDSLTAQRGTALTMSVHEPLGLVAAITPWNSPIASDAQKVAPALAAGNAVLLKPASWSPLVSLELARIVEAAGLPKGLFSVLPGAGREIGNLLVEHPDIAKVSFTGGTSTGRMLAKQAAEKLMPVSLELGGKSPTIVFADADIDQAVAGVMFGVFSSTGQSCIAGARLFVEKPVYDDFVARLTEATKRLKVGHPFEETTQVAPMVHPDHRDSVARYVEMARSEGAEVLCGGSAPTGEGYGKGAYYLPTILAGVPNTARICREEVFGPVLVVLPFEDEADVIAQSNDNDYGLALGLWTRDFPKAWRVGRAISTGTVWVNTYKQFSISTPFGGEKDSGMGREKGREGIRAYMAQKSIYVDLSGAPHPWAGAALEAS, encoded by the coding sequence ATGAAAGATGCAAGTGATATCCCCCTGCCGGACGGCAAGCTGTTTGTCGGCGGCGAATGGGAAACCGGCACCGGTGCAGAGATCACCTCGATCTTCCCGGCCGACGGCACTGTCAACCGGGTGCTGAAAGGCGCCTCGCGCGAAGACGGGCTGCGGGCGATTGCCCGCGCCAAGGCAGCGCAGGCCGACCCTGCTTGGCGCAGCCTGAAACCGCATGAACGGGCCCGCTATCTCTCTGCCATCGCGGATGGCATCGAAGCCAACGCAGATCGCATCGCCCTCATCCAGAGCCGGGACACCGGCAAGACCCTGCGTGAAACCGGCGCGCTCGCGGGCTCGGCGGCTGCCACCTTCCGCTATTTCGCTGCGGTGCTGGAAACCACCGATGACAGCCTGACCGCTCAGCGCGGCACCGCGCTTACGATGTCGGTCCACGAACCTCTGGGTCTGGTGGCGGCCATCACGCCGTGGAATTCGCCCATCGCCTCTGATGCGCAGAAAGTGGCCCCGGCGCTGGCGGCGGGCAATGCGGTGCTTCTGAAACCTGCATCCTGGTCGCCGCTGGTGAGCCTCGAACTGGCCCGCATTGTCGAGGCGGCAGGGCTGCCCAAGGGGCTGTTCTCGGTGCTGCCCGGCGCCGGGCGCGAGATCGGCAATCTGCTGGTCGAACATCCCGATATCGCCAAGGTGAGCTTCACCGGCGGCACCTCGACGGGGCGGATGCTGGCAAAACAGGCGGCGGAAAAGCTGATGCCGGTCTCGCTGGAGCTGGGCGGCAAATCCCCGACCATCGTTTTTGCCGATGCGGATATCGATCAGGCCGTTGCCGGGGTAATGTTCGGCGTCTTCTCCTCCACCGGGCAAAGCTGCATCGCCGGCGCCCGGCTGTTTGTCGAAAAGCCGGTCTACGATGACTTTGTGGCCCGGCTGACCGAGGCGACGAAGCGGCTGAAGGTCGGTCATCCGTTTGAGGAGACCACGCAGGTGGCGCCGATGGTGCATCCGGATCACCGCGACAGCGTCGCCCGTTACGTCGAAATGGCGCGCAGCGAAGGGGCCGAGGTCCTGTGCGGCGGCAGTGCCCCAACAGGAGAGGGCTACGGCAAGGGCGCCTATTACCTGCCGACAATTCTTGCCGGGGTGCCCAATACCGCGCGGATCTGCCGCGAGGAGGTCTTTGGCCCGGTACTGGTCGTGCTGCCCTTCGAGGACGAGGCGGATGTGATCGCCCAGTCGAACGACAATGACTATGGTCTCGCGCTGGGTCTCTGGACCCGGGATTTCCCCAAGGCCTGGCGGGTCGGTCGGGCGATTTCTACCGGCACCGTCTGGGTCAATACCTACAAGCAGTTCTCGATCTCAACGCCCTTTGGCGGCGAGAAGGACAGCGGCATGGGCCGGGAAAAGGGCCGCGAGGGCATTCGCGCCTACATGGCCCAGAAATCGATCTATGTTGATCTGAGCGGTGCCCCCCATCCCTGGGCCGGTGCCGCGCTGGAGGCGTCATGA
- a CDS encoding thiamine pyrophosphate-binding protein: MEPIADAGTVGDFIARYLADIGVTTIFGVISIHNMPILDAVARQDRIRFVPARGEAGAMNMADAYARVTGHLGVCMTSTGTAAGNAAGAQAEALTAGSPVLHITTQVDREFADRDRAAIHDVPRQPEMLRGVSKAVYRMWDAGGAIGTLTAAVSSAMSAPSGPVSLEIPVDVQRSPAHPATRVHAPEVQKPRAPDSVIEEIAERVKAAKRPMIWLGGGARGAGKEATELMRRGFGVVTSTNGRAVVSEEESGSLGAFNMTPEAAALYDSCDLMIVAGSRLRGNETRNNKLPLPRPLIQIDAEASQGGRNYPVEVFAHGDAADTLARLLELLPEKLDTDPELPFDIARTRAQSEGRMRDILGPYSVVADVLAEKVSSGGHAWVRDVTISNSTFGNRYVRISDPKLGVHALGGGIGQGVSMGIGAALASDGPKAITILGDGGTMLGLAEMITAVDEHAPLVYVLMNDQAYGVIQNIQDAQYDSRRHYSQVAVPDFEAFCASIAMPHRKVTDVEDFGTALEAALAARGPQVIEVDMCAIGPFAEAFSGPPAGAAGNKE; the protein is encoded by the coding sequence ATGGAACCTATTGCAGACGCGGGAACCGTCGGGGACTTTATCGCCCGCTACCTGGCCGACATCGGGGTGACCACCATCTTTGGCGTGATCTCGATCCACAACATGCCGATCCTCGACGCCGTGGCGCGCCAGGACCGGATCCGCTTTGTGCCTGCCCGCGGCGAGGCCGGCGCCATGAACATGGCCGATGCCTATGCCCGGGTGACTGGGCACCTGGGGGTCTGCATGACCTCCACCGGAACCGCCGCAGGCAACGCTGCCGGGGCGCAGGCAGAGGCGCTGACCGCAGGCTCGCCGGTACTGCATATCACCACCCAGGTGGACCGTGAATTCGCCGACCGCGACCGTGCCGCCATCCATGACGTGCCGCGCCAGCCAGAGATGCTGCGCGGGGTTTCCAAGGCGGTCTACCGCATGTGGGATGCTGGCGGCGCCATTGGCACGCTGACCGCGGCGGTGTCGTCGGCGATGTCCGCCCCCTCCGGCCCGGTGAGCCTTGAGATCCCTGTTGACGTTCAGCGCTCGCCCGCGCATCCGGCCACCCGTGTGCATGCGCCGGAAGTGCAGAAGCCGCGCGCCCCTGACAGCGTCATCGAGGAGATCGCCGAGCGCGTCAAAGCCGCCAAACGGCCGATGATCTGGCTGGGCGGCGGCGCCCGCGGCGCCGGCAAAGAGGCGACCGAACTGATGCGCCGGGGCTTTGGTGTTGTGACCTCCACCAATGGCCGCGCTGTGGTTTCGGAAGAGGAGAGCGGCTCGCTTGGGGCTTTCAACATGACGCCCGAAGCGGCGGCGCTTTATGACAGCTGCGACCTGATGATCGTTGCCGGCTCGCGCCTGCGCGGCAATGAGACCCGCAACAACAAGCTGCCGCTGCCGCGTCCGCTGATCCAGATCGACGCCGAAGCCAGCCAGGGCGGGCGCAACTACCCGGTTGAGGTCTTCGCCCATGGCGATGCCGCCGATACGCTGGCACGGCTTCTGGAGCTGCTGCCGGAAAAACTGGACACGGATCCGGAGCTGCCCTTCGATATCGCCCGCACCCGCGCCCAATCCGAAGGCCGGATGCGCGACATCCTCGGCCCCTACAGCGTGGTGGCCGATGTGCTGGCGGAAAAGGTCAGCAGCGGTGGCCACGCCTGGGTGCGCGATGTCACCATCTCGAACTCCACCTTCGGCAACCGTTATGTGCGGATTTCCGACCCCAAACTCGGTGTGCATGCGCTGGGGGGAGGCATCGGGCAGGGTGTGTCGATGGGGATTGGCGCGGCGCTTGCCTCTGACGGGCCGAAAGCAATCACCATTCTGGGCGATGGCGGCACCATGCTGGGGCTGGCCGAAATGATCACCGCCGTCGATGAGCACGCGCCGCTGGTCTACGTGCTGATGAATGATCAGGCTTACGGGGTGATCCAGAACATTCAGGACGCTCAATACGACAGCCGCCGTCACTACTCCCAGGTCGCGGTGCCGGATTTCGAAGCCTTTTGCGCCTCGATCGCCATGCCGCACCGGAAGGTCACCGACGTCGAAGATTTCGGGACCGCTCTTGAAGCTGCGCTGGCCGCCCGCGGTCCGCAGGTGATTGAGGTCGACATGTGCGCCATCGGCCCCTTCGCCGAAGCCTTTTCCGGTCCCCCTGCAGGTGCCGCAGGGAACAAGGAGTAA
- a CDS encoding flavodoxin domain-containing protein gives MNITLLYGTETGNAEMLAEDIQSELESGHEVDCQNLEDFDPGDFDRDAFYLLVCSTYGDGELPASAQPFAEAMAAAAPDLSGVHFAIFGLGDSEYDETFNQGSGKLAELLVSYGATQLGERIVHDASGDDLAEDLAFPWAEAAVAIAAEKLSEAA, from the coding sequence ATGAATATTACCCTGCTGTACGGAACCGAAACCGGCAACGCCGAAATGCTGGCCGAAGACATCCAGTCGGAGCTGGAAAGCGGCCACGAGGTGGATTGCCAGAATCTTGAAGATTTCGACCCCGGCGATTTCGACCGGGATGCCTTCTATCTGCTGGTCTGCTCGACCTATGGCGACGGAGAGCTGCCGGCTTCGGCACAGCCCTTTGCCGAGGCGATGGCGGCGGCGGCGCCTGATCTAAGCGGTGTGCATTTCGCCATCTTCGGGCTGGGCGACAGCGAATATGACGAAACCTTCAATCAGGGCAGCGGCAAGCTCGCGGAGCTCTTGGTCTCATATGGCGCCACGCAATTGGGCGAACGCATCGTGCATGACGCTTCCGGCGACGATCTTGCCGAGGATCTGGCCTTTCCCTGGGCCGAGGCCGCCGTGGCGATTGCCGCAGAAAAACTGAGCGAGGCGGCCTGA
- a CDS encoding FAD-dependent oxidoreductase → MTAQIAIVGAGPSGCYLAQALLKAQPDLQVDVIDKLPVPYGLVRYGVAPDHQGTKGVIRQFARLFERQGARFIGNLAVNEQISLDDLRAAYDAVVLAAGLPGDRSLGIPGEDLAGVHASGQLTQAINEHPEAADLPRLGKHPVIMGNGNVAIDLLRLLAKTPEELEGSDAGPGVSAWLAASGIESLQIIGRSQAGQAKFDPVMVKELGKLAGVTIRVEGAGDSDDPEAAKKLAALAVIDGHGTGRRLVTFRFGLTPVALEGRDRVETAVFRTADGGEERISCTAFLTAIGFRAEGALERDALVAGAEDAEGGKLDDGLYATGWFRRGPRGTIPENRADAQALAKTILAEIPAEGSGKPGRAILEGLPDLVSYEGWQRIDAAETAAAPEGRCRVKISTRARMLALSKASEELR, encoded by the coding sequence ATGACTGCACAGATTGCCATCGTGGGCGCAGGCCCGTCGGGCTGCTACCTGGCCCAGGCGCTGCTGAAGGCGCAGCCGGATCTGCAGGTCGATGTGATCGACAAGCTGCCGGTGCCCTACGGGCTGGTGCGCTACGGCGTGGCCCCCGACCATCAGGGCACCAAGGGGGTGATCCGCCAGTTTGCCCGGCTGTTCGAACGCCAGGGCGCGCGGTTCATCGGAAATCTGGCTGTGAACGAACAGATCTCGCTGGACGATCTGCGCGCCGCCTATGATGCGGTGGTGCTGGCGGCCGGTCTGCCGGGCGACCGCAGCCTGGGCATCCCCGGCGAGGATCTGGCCGGTGTCCATGCCTCGGGCCAGCTGACCCAGGCCATCAACGAGCATCCCGAGGCAGCGGATCTGCCGCGGCTGGGCAAGCATCCGGTGATCATGGGCAACGGCAATGTGGCCATTGACCTGCTGCGGCTGCTGGCCAAGACGCCGGAAGAGCTGGAAGGCTCCGACGCCGGGCCGGGTGTCAGCGCATGGCTCGCCGCCAGCGGTATTGAGAGCCTGCAGATCATTGGCCGCTCGCAGGCGGGGCAGGCCAAGTTCGATCCCGTCATGGTCAAGGAATTGGGCAAGCTGGCCGGTGTCACCATCCGCGTGGAAGGTGCCGGAGACAGCGATGATCCCGAAGCCGCCAAGAAACTCGCCGCCTTGGCCGTGATCGACGGCCACGGCACCGGCCGCCGCCTGGTCACCTTCCGTTTTGGCCTGACGCCGGTGGCGCTGGAAGGTCGTGACCGCGTCGAAACCGCCGTGTTCCGCACCGCGGATGGCGGCGAAGAGCGCATTTCCTGCACCGCGTTTCTGACCGCCATCGGGTTCCGGGCCGAAGGCGCGCTGGAACGGGACGCGCTGGTTGCGGGGGCCGAGGACGCCGAAGGCGGCAAGCTGGATGATGGCCTCTATGCCACCGGCTGGTTCCGCCGCGGCCCGCGCGGCACGATCCCGGAAAACCGCGCCGATGCCCAGGCGCTGGCAAAAACTATTCTGGCCGAAATCCCGGCAGAGGGCAGCGGCAAACCCGGCCGCGCCATCCTGGAGGGGCTGCCGGATCTGGTCAGCTACGAAGGCTGGCAGCGGATCGACGCCGCCGAAACCGCCGCCGCGCCCGAGGGGCGCTGCCGCGTCAAGATCTCAACCCGTGCCCGCATGCTGGCACTTTCCAAGGCAAGCGAGGAGTTGCGCTGA
- a CDS encoding aspartate dehydrogenase, translated as MDLALIGFGNIATTLLLLLNDTLDAPLDSLTVMVLPEFAEDTEARLERDFAGLAAARQVVTSVPALLEARPDLLIECAGHAVVKAHLPEVLRSGVDTILVSIGALADDGLHADLRAAAREGDARLILPAGAVGGIDLLSALGAAGGLEVTYRGTKPPKAWSGTPAEEALDLDHLGERAIFFTGNAREAATAYPKNANVAATLALAGAGFEATRVELVADPAAPGNMHEYEVSSPLARYSMRIENLPSAGNAKTSVSTVYSVLREIRNRIGPSAI; from the coding sequence ATGGATCTCGCACTGATCGGATTCGGCAATATCGCCACCACGCTGCTGTTGCTGCTGAACGACACGCTTGATGCGCCGCTGGACAGCCTCACCGTCATGGTTCTGCCGGAGTTTGCCGAAGATACCGAAGCGCGGCTTGAGCGCGACTTCGCCGGGCTGGCCGCGGCCCGGCAGGTGGTCACATCCGTTCCCGCGCTGCTGGAGGCGCGGCCGGACCTGCTGATCGAATGTGCCGGTCATGCGGTGGTCAAAGCCCATCTGCCCGAGGTGCTGCGGTCCGGGGTGGACACCATCCTGGTCTCTATCGGCGCGCTGGCGGATGACGGGCTGCACGCGGATCTTCGCGCCGCCGCCCGGGAAGGCGATGCCCGGCTGATCCTGCCGGCCGGGGCCGTCGGCGGCATCGACCTGCTGTCGGCGCTTGGCGCGGCTGGCGGGCTGGAAGTGACTTATCGCGGCACCAAGCCGCCAAAGGCCTGGAGCGGCACCCCGGCGGAAGAAGCGCTTGATCTTGATCACCTTGGTGAACGGGCGATCTTCTTCACCGGCAACGCCCGTGAAGCGGCGACAGCCTATCCCAAGAATGCCAATGTCGCGGCAACGCTGGCCCTCGCGGGGGCCGGGTTCGAAGCCACCCGCGTCGAACTGGTCGCTGACCCTGCCGCGCCCGGCAATATGCATGAATACGAGGTCAGCTCGCCGCTCGCGCGCTATTCCATGCGGATCGAGAATCTGCCGTCGGCGGGCAACGCCAAGACCTCTGTCTCCACTGTCTATTCCGTCTTGCGGGAAATCCGCAACCGGATCGGCCCGTCTGCAATCTGA
- a CDS encoding VOC family protein, with translation MTEIVRVGSLRGIVMRGPGLTATLPFYEDMWGLNLAHKEDGAAYLRGTGNEAFLYGLKEGPVFGIEYVHFSMPDRASMQALHDQVSAKGADVVRPLGEFSDYAGGYGFEVLDPDNRRLRFRCDALELDEAPEWAKPRKVSHVVLNTPDLESREAWYQEVLGFRVSDYSADQMVFLRCNSDHHSIALVRGNYASVNHVAFEMPSIDEFMRGIGRMKQKGHLPTWGPGRHGPGNNPFAYFVSPSGFVIEFTSELQQIDESTHEAQVWPRDDPEKMDQWMTAGPPTPAQRAVMQGRPDPGFPEFRKHGGTN, from the coding sequence ATGACGGAAATAGTACGAGTCGGCAGTTTGCGCGGCATCGTTATGCGCGGCCCGGGCCTGACGGCCACGCTGCCCTTCTATGAAGACATGTGGGGCCTGAACCTTGCGCATAAGGAAGATGGCGCCGCCTATCTGCGCGGCACCGGCAATGAGGCCTTTCTTTATGGTCTGAAAGAGGGGCCGGTCTTTGGCATCGAATATGTGCATTTTTCCATGCCGGACCGCGCCTCGATGCAGGCGCTGCACGATCAGGTTAGCGCCAAGGGCGCCGATGTGGTGCGCCCCTTGGGTGAATTCAGCGACTATGCGGGCGGCTACGGCTTCGAGGTTCTCGACCCCGACAACCGCCGCCTGCGGTTCCGCTGCGATGCGCTGGAACTTGACGAGGCGCCGGAATGGGCCAAGCCCCGCAAGGTCAGCCATGTGGTGCTGAACACCCCCGACCTCGAATCCCGCGAGGCCTGGTATCAGGAGGTTCTGGGATTCCGGGTCTCGGATTACTCCGCCGACCAGATGGTGTTCCTGCGCTGCAATTCGGACCATCATTCGATTGCGCTGGTGCGCGGCAACTATGCTTCGGTGAACCACGTCGCCTTCGAGATGCCGTCGATCGACGAATTCATGCGCGGCATTGGCCGGATGAAACAGAAGGGCCATCTGCCAACCTGGGGGCCGGGCCGCCACGGGCCGGGCAACAACCCCTTTGCCTATTTCGTCTCGCCCTCGGGGTTTGTGATCGAGTTCACTTCAGAGCTGCAGCAGATCGACGAGTCCACCCACGAAGCCCAGGTCTGGCCGCGCGACGACCCGGAAAAGATGGACCAGTGGATGACCGCCGGCCCGCCGACGCCGGCGCAGCGCGCGGTGATGCAGGGCCGCCCGGATCCGGGCTTTCCGGAGTTCCGCAAACACGGGGGAACGAACTGA
- a CDS encoding aromatic ring-hydroxylating oxygenase subunit alpha, whose amino-acid sequence MQNSQSNRNRVEEYVSQGLRGFWMPVATSVQLKAGKPLARRVAGENLVMWRDGAGHVHCIEDFCPHRGAKLSLGRVHGDHIACWYHGVTVDGTGTVVRVPAMPECALEGRKALTSYETAEAGGAVFIYLPSADRPEAPEFTPPEEFVSDEWQVFPCMTHWDCNYRFSLDNAADPMHASYLHADSFTLAYGSKQDTMKLEKREKGFQIERVSQQGVNFDYTEVVIDEGVMFFRLDIPYPDGAGPGGPFRIIGFATPIDEHTHHSFFWRCRKVQGVAAESWRFLYRASLEDRHWHVLEQDRTMLESIPEDARRREMLYQHDIGVSRLRQMMVKRAKEHFKALDAQEAEKESA is encoded by the coding sequence ATGCAGAACAGTCAAAGCAATCGCAATCGTGTCGAGGAATACGTCTCTCAGGGGCTGCGCGGCTTCTGGATGCCGGTGGCCACCTCGGTGCAGCTGAAAGCGGGCAAGCCGCTGGCGCGCCGGGTCGCGGGTGAGAACCTCGTGATGTGGCGCGATGGCGCAGGCCATGTCCATTGCATCGAGGATTTCTGTCCGCACCGCGGCGCAAAACTGTCGCTGGGACGTGTTCATGGCGACCACATCGCCTGCTGGTACCACGGTGTAACAGTGGATGGCACCGGCACCGTGGTGCGGGTGCCCGCGATGCCGGAATGCGCCCTGGAAGGCCGCAAGGCGCTGACCTCGTACGAGACCGCAGAAGCAGGCGGCGCGGTGTTCATCTACCTGCCTTCCGCCGACCGGCCCGAAGCGCCCGAGTTCACCCCGCCGGAAGAGTTCGTCTCGGATGAATGGCAGGTCTTCCCCTGCATGACCCACTGGGACTGCAACTACCGCTTCAGCCTCGACAACGCAGCCGACCCGATGCACGCCTCCTATCTGCATGCGGACAGTTTCACCCTTGCCTACGGGTCGAAACAGGACACCATGAAGCTTGAAAAGCGCGAGAAGGGCTTCCAGATCGAGCGCGTCTCGCAACAGGGCGTGAACTTCGACTATACCGAGGTGGTGATAGATGAGGGCGTGATGTTCTTCCGCCTCGATATTCCTTACCCCGATGGCGCCGGTCCGGGCGGGCCGTTCCGGATCATCGGTTTCGCCACCCCCATCGACGAGCACACGCACCACAGCTTCTTCTGGCGTTGCCGCAAGGTGCAGGGTGTGGCGGCGGAGAGCTGGCGCTTCCTCTACCGGGCCAGCCTCGAAGACCGTCACTGGCATGTTCTGGAACAGGACCGCACCATGCTGGAATCGATCCCCGAAGACGCCCGCCGCCGCGAGATGCTCTACCAGCATGATATCGGTGTCTCCCGCCTGCGGCAGATGATGGTCAAACGCGCCAAAGAGCATTTCAAGGCGCTGGATGCCCAGGAGGCGGAGAAGGAAAGCGCATGA
- a CDS encoding alpha/beta fold hydrolase, translating to MDRIATYQSGGIEYAERAGTGPCLLLLHGIGSNAHSFAPLIPHLPQDWRVIAWNAPGYGQSAPLQGGWPVAFDYAQALLDFMDRLGLDQVMLAGHSLGALTAGAFAASFRDRVSRLLLASPALGHGMARGGPPSPAARTRISDLEALGPEAFAAARAARLVHQPEASPELVAAVQRNMAQVRMPGYGQAARMLASGRLLDDARRIAVPVDVIVGACDAVTPPEGARRVHAALRPDWRGTYTVLPDAGHALYQQDPAGFAAALVALAEPGRASGNKEVVK from the coding sequence ATGGACCGGATCGCAACATATCAGTCCGGCGGCATCGAATATGCCGAACGTGCGGGCACCGGGCCCTGCCTGCTGCTGCTGCACGGGATCGGGTCGAACGCCCATTCTTTTGCACCGCTGATCCCGCATCTGCCGCAGGACTGGCGGGTGATTGCCTGGAATGCACCGGGCTACGGGCAGTCAGCGCCGCTTCAGGGCGGTTGGCCGGTGGCCTTCGACTACGCCCAGGCGCTGCTGGATTTCATGGACCGCCTCGGTCTTGATCAGGTGATGCTGGCGGGCCATTCGCTGGGCGCGCTCACCGCGGGTGCCTTTGCGGCGAGCTTCCGGGACCGGGTGTCCCGGCTGCTGCTGGCCTCGCCCGCGCTGGGGCATGGCATGGCCCGCGGCGGCCCGCCCAGCCCGGCGGCCCGGACCCGGATCAGCGATCTGGAGGCTCTGGGGCCGGAAGCCTTTGCCGCTGCCCGGGCGGCCCGGCTGGTGCATCAGCCCGAAGCCAGCCCGGAACTGGTTGCGGCGGTGCAGCGCAATATGGCGCAAGTCCGCATGCCCGGCTACGGCCAGGCGGCGCGGATGCTCGCCTCCGGCCGGTTGCTGGATGATGCCCGGCGGATCGCCGTTCCAGTGGATGTCATCGTTGGCGCCTGTGACGCCGTGACACCGCCCGAAGGGGCAAGACGCGTCCATGCCGCGCTGCGGCCGGATTGGCGTGGAACCTACACCGTGCTGCCCGATGCGGGGCATGCGCTTTACCAGCAGGACCCCGCGGGCTTTGCCGCTGCTTTGGTGGCCCTTGCTGAACCCGGCCGCGCGAGCGGGAACAAGGAGGTTGTGAAATGA
- a CDS encoding recombinase-like helix-turn-helix domain-containing protein yields MLQDPALRTQSKGRPLTDAETRFAQDLERIYETGCHDFEKVVDELNSRKITRPSGEAGAWTLEVFEAELKQINASHDAAHAEHGIGA; encoded by the coding sequence ATGCTGCAAGATCCCGCCCTGCGCACCCAATCCAAAGGCCGCCCGCTGACCGATGCGGAAACCCGGTTCGCTCAAGATCTGGAGCGCATCTATGAAACCGGCTGTCACGATTTTGAAAAAGTCGTGGACGAGCTGAACAGCCGCAAGATCACCCGTCCGTCGGGCGAGGCCGGCGCCTGGACCCTGGAGGTCTTTGAAGCCGAACTGAAACAGATCAACGCATCGCATGATGCAGCGCATGCCGAACACGGCATCGGCGCCTGA